The Porites lutea chromosome 4, jaPorLute2.1, whole genome shotgun sequence genome contains a region encoding:
- the LOC140935433 gene encoding uncharacterized protein, whose protein sequence is MASAEESSVTEEDNVSLGGERDPLLPRDRQQIEQIDFRSGRETLQRSKCDTLVLAIFKICFCSLGLWGHQLWNYIPRVLVGAIVLYQAVYDFYVVLGCPGFDCGFLQNSTDKNKTSHHKDDREIANVLYTIVSVAAVISYFLFIGCFIATRRNTYVALITPSESLDANNNDLDKKNVCCLCFAFTVITTLFLCSVAVFYAIIWKSQPRNSYFDTLATGVGAQFFAQWTAITTCHVFAVSSFALCTFAEDALRHIMNLEQNTTLDDVINIYENLCTVVFNTVSVYSVWFVVHWFSVGAGVVLSVIYISKEFLERNKYGTPTLNLVYLGLFFVCLVYLFLLPCMFAARITNSCSGIWEKINCSTTRDWDEGHPLRDRSQLTMFVAYAERRRCGFKVGRITFNTSLAWLSFFFGLTGLLYHFF, encoded by the exons atggccaGTGCAGAAGAGTCCTCTGTAACAGAGGAGGACAATGTATCCTTGGGTGGTGAACGAGATCCCCTTCTTCCCCGCGATCGCCAGCAGATCGAGCAAATCGACTTCCGCTCTGGCCGAGAGACACTGCAAAGAAGTAAATGTGATACTTTGGTGCTGGCTATTTTCAagatttgtttttgttctcttggTCTATGGGGACATCAACTGTGGAATTACATCCCTCGGGTTTTAGTCGGGGCAATCGTCCTTTATCAAGCTGTTTACGATTTTTATGTTGTGCTTGGTTGTCCCGGCTTTGATTGCGGCTTTCTACAAAATTCAACGGATAAGAACAAGACTTCACATCATAAAGATGACAGGGAAATTGCAAACGTTCTTTACACGATCGTCTCAGTCGCAGCTGTTATTTCttactttcttttcattggttGTTTCATCGCAACAAGAAGGAACACTTACGTTGCATTAATAACTCCTTCTGAATCTCTAGATGCAAATAACAATGATCTGGACAAAAAGAACGTCTGTTGCTTGTGTTTTGCGTTTACTGTTATAACAACGCTGTTTCTATGCTCAGTGGCGGTGTTTTATGCCATTATTTGGAAGAGTCAACCCCGAAATTCCTATTTCGACACACTCGCAACTGGAGTGGGTGCGCAGTTTTTCGCACAATGGACAGCAATTACAACTTGCCATGTGTTTGCCGTCAGCTCGTTTGCGCTTT GTACTTTTGCAGAAGATGCCCTTAGACACATCATGAACCTAGAGCAAAATACGACtcttgatgacgtcataaacATTTACGAAAACCTGTGTACAGTAGTCTTCAACACTGTATCAGTCTATAGTGTGTGGTTCGTGGTTCACTGGTTCAGTGTCGGTGCAGGAGTTGTATTATCAGTTATATACATTTCCAAAGAATTCCTCGAGAGGAATAAGTATGGCACACCAACCCTGAACCTGGTGTACCTCGGCTTATTCTTTGTTTGCCTCGTTTACTTGTTTCTTCTTCCTTGCATGTTTGCTGCCAGGATCACAAATTCTTGTAGTG gtaTCTGGGAGAAAATAAACTGCAGTACAACTCGCGACTGGGATGAAGGTCATCCATTAAGAGATCGAAGTCAACTAACCATGTTTGTTGCCTACGCTGAGAGGAGACGATGTGGGTTTAAAGTTGGGCGGATAACTTTTAATACATCGCTAGCAtggctttcttttttctttggacTCACGGGTTTGCTGTATCACTTCTTTTGA
- the LOC140934545 gene encoding uncharacterized protein encodes MASPNCSSLLINVKDLLLLQGVETQRVEFKKAWHNKREGGSYWQIIHTICAFANDFYNDNGGYIIIGVEEKEDWENDTDDRQIILPPLGVLARDLDRIQKQIMGACRENIRPEYFPIISPEVVEMEGTTKHLLVIWAMASDNRPHSCKESEKGQSRYYIRRATETRKASSDEERQLLTLHSKIPFDDRRAHTSGSGKKLSDADIDFELVKKFLKGVGSRLLHQQGDKKPIHYYERLNLVTQVGDASDGGKMVPVFVPRNVALLFFHASPHDFFSGAKTEIAIYTHEDEVTEEKTITGPIDQQIHETLSLILETTKEEARREFVAYPVRALREAVVNAFHHRGYEVCDNNPIKIHIKPNCIDVVSYPGPDPTLKPEHFSAENEVPYVPSRNRRIAELLKERKLAEGRFTGVRTIYRSMKNNNNPKPTFDFSRTYFHVRLPGHPKYIVYFIVRKVDNFCAKGDKHGAIKLLKEFLDEQLKDTPSFLGFEMLISKLLDLLDNDMKHPFMKPYERSITEKLRRLIPLTKELSNWCDSTKPLDISTGVRIVERLVEEGAKYEDVESAVRKAVELYKNKGQQPLASSQNAHKLFEAMGRELTKANGYVAYHVACCKFNLYSLTAKSMQARKDRLDYLKEAEDYVDKAILLTNEEHKHQLAKQYRQLGYIHFQLHIIQSSTVEQVISFYEKARKYNPWIEINQFYIPLDYQPNFLQFRIPEYIFDFRELAYNCMPTPGSPL; translated from the exons ATGGCTTCGCCGAATTGCTCAAGTCTTTTAATCAATGTTAAAGATTTACTGCTACTGCAAGGAGTCGAAACACAACGGGTGGAGTTTAAGAAGGCATGGCACAACAAGAGGGAAGGCGGAAGTTACTGGCAAATTATTCACACAATCTGTGCCTTCGCTAACGATTTTTACAACGACAATGGCGGCTACATTATTATCGGTGTAGAGGAGAAAGAAGATTGGGAAAATGACACAGATGACCGCCAGATCATTCTGCCGCCTCTTGGTGTTCTAGCCAGGGACCTCGATCGAATTCAGAAGCAGATCATGGGCGCTTGTCGAGAGAATATTAGGCCTGAATACTTCCCTATTATTTCACCCGAGGTAGTTGAAATGGAAGGAACAACAAAGCATCTACTGGTGATCTGGGCGATGGCTTCCGATAACCGACCCCATTCGTGTAAGGAAAGTGAAAAAGGTCAAAGTCGTTACTACATCAGGCGAGCTACAGAAACGAGGAAAGCCTCATCAGACGAGGAACGTCAACTGCTGACTTTGCACAGCAAGATCCCTTTCGACGACAGGAGGGCGCACACATCTG GCTCTGGCAAAAAGCTATCAGATGCTGATATTGACTTTGAACTAgtcaaaaaattcctaaagggAGTTGGAAGCCGATTACTTCATCAACAAGGCGATAAGAAACCAATTCACTATTATGAAAGGCTGAATCTTGTAACGCAAGTTGGAGACGCAAGTGATGGTGGGAAAATGGTCCCAGTTTTCGTTCCACGAAATGTTGCCCTGCTGTTCTTTCATGCAAGTCCTCATGATTTCTTTTCAGGAGCAAAAACTGAAATTGCAATATACACGCATGAAGATGAGGTTACAGAAGAAAAGACCATCACTGGACCTATTGACCAGCAAATCCACGAAACCCTGTCCCTTATTTTGGAAACAACAAAAGAGGAAGCTCGTCGTGAGTTTGTAGCCTATCCAGTGCGAGCTCTGAGGGAAGCGGTTGTGAATGCATTTCACCACAGAGGCTACGAAGTATGCGACAACAATCCAATAAAGATCCACATCAAGCCAAACTGCATAGATGTCGTGAGTTATCCTGGCCCTGATCCTACTCTCAAACCAGAACACTTCTCTGCAGAAAATGAAGTACCTTACGTTCCGTCAAGAAACAGGAGGATTGCTGAATTgcttaaagaaaggaaattggCTGAAGGACGGTTTACAGGAGTAAGAACAATTTATAGAAGCATGAAGAACAACAACAATCCCAAACCAACCTTCGACTTCAGTCGGACCTACTTCCACGTTCGACTGCCAGGCCACCCTAAGTACATTGTATACTTTATTGTACGAAAAGTTGACAATTTTTGTGCAAAGGGAGACAAACACGGTGCCATAAAATTACTCAAAGAATTCCTTGATGAACAACTCAAAGATACACCTTCATTTCTGGGATTTGAGATGTTAATTTCTAAACTTCTGGATCTACTCGACAATGACATGAAACATCCATTCATGAAACCTTACGAACGCTCTATCACTGAGAAATTGAGGCGGCTCATTCCCCTTACCAAAGAGCTTAGCAATTGGTGTGATTCTACAAAACCCCTAGACATTTCGACGGGTGTCAGGATTGTGGAGAGACTTGTGGAAGAAGGTGCCAAGTATGAAGATGTGGAGTCTGCTGTTAGAAAAGCAGTTGAACTATATAAAAACAAAGGTCAGCAGCCACTGGCATCTTCCCAAAATGCTCACAAGCTGTTTGAGGCGATGGGACGAGAGTTGACTAAAGCTAATGGCTATGTGGCATACCATGTTGCTTGCTGCAAGTTCAACCTGTACAGTCTTACTGCAAAGTCAATGCAAGCACGAAAGGACCGCTTGGATTACCTAAAAGAAGCAGAGGATTATGTTGATAAAGCCATATTACTAACAAATGAAGAACACAAGCACCAACTGGCCaaacaataccgccagctaggTTACATTCACTTCCAACTACACATCATCCAGAGTTCAACAGTAGAGCAAGTCATTTCTTTCTACGAGAAAGCAAGAAAGTACAACCCCTGGATAGAAATCAATCAATTCTACATTCCATTGGATTACCAACCAAACTTCCTGCAATTTAGGATACCGGAATATATTTTTGACTTCCGTGAGTTGGCATACAATTGTATGCCAACTCCAGGAAGTCCATTATAG